One genomic region from Croceicoccus sp. YJ47 encodes:
- a CDS encoding MFS transporter — MTLSTRLMKQRRFVPLFVTQMLGAFNDNLYKNAMVLFVVYSVYSSEAAEARFSAIASAVFILPYFLFSALAGQLADMRDKAAIIRWIKMAEIGIMLAGAAGLVLAWQSIAVESMAIPLLLAALFAMGVHSTFFGPIKYAILPQHLHDDEVLAGTGLVEAGTYLAILAGTILAGWVAVEWAAILVILLAIAGYVAGRQVPPAPAQGDVEAIDYNVWRSSIRVIRDTMVDSRVFYAIIAISFFWTIGAVLFIEFPPLAKNVLTASKEVASLFLVVFSVGVAIGSMAINGLLKGKVSARYAPVSVIAMGIFIVLFHFVCLAWTPLASGLLGPLEFIARPLAWPLLACLLGIAVSGGMFVVPLYAFLTTVVKKTQTARTIAANNILNAIAMTGGSLLAVMLTGMGVSIEDQLLLAAAMCIGSAWLGFVLYRAEKRLASAG; from the coding sequence ATGACCCTATCGACTCGACTCATGAAGCAACGGCGGTTCGTGCCCCTCTTCGTCACGCAGATGCTGGGCGCGTTCAACGACAACCTCTATAAAAATGCGATGGTGCTGTTCGTCGTGTATTCGGTGTATAGCTCCGAAGCGGCGGAGGCCCGGTTTTCGGCCATCGCGTCGGCGGTGTTCATCCTGCCCTATTTCCTGTTTTCCGCGCTCGCCGGGCAATTGGCGGACATGCGCGACAAGGCCGCGATCATCCGATGGATCAAGATGGCCGAGATCGGGATCATGCTCGCGGGCGCCGCCGGGCTTGTGCTTGCCTGGCAATCGATCGCGGTGGAAAGCATGGCGATACCCCTGCTGCTGGCCGCGCTGTTCGCGATGGGGGTGCACTCGACATTCTTCGGGCCGATCAAATACGCGATCCTGCCGCAACATCTGCATGATGACGAGGTGCTGGCCGGGACCGGGCTGGTCGAGGCCGGGACCTATCTCGCCATTCTGGCGGGGACGATCCTCGCGGGATGGGTGGCGGTGGAATGGGCGGCGATCCTCGTGATCCTCCTCGCCATCGCGGGATATGTCGCGGGGCGTCAGGTGCCCCCCGCCCCGGCGCAGGGCGATGTCGAGGCGATCGACTACAATGTCTGGCGCAGTTCGATCCGGGTCATTCGCGACACCATGGTCGATTCGCGCGTATTCTACGCCATCATCGCGATCAGCTTCTTCTGGACCATCGGGGCGGTATTGTTCATCGAATTTCCGCCGCTCGCCAAGAATGTCCTGACCGCGAGCAAGGAAGTGGCCAGCCTGTTCCTCGTCGTGTTTTCGGTCGGCGTCGCAATCGGCTCCATGGCGATCAACGGGTTGCTGAAGGGCAAGGTTTCGGCCCGCTACGCCCCTGTATCGGTCATCGCGATGGGCATTTTCATCGTGCTGTTCCACTTCGTCTGCCTCGCCTGGACGCCGCTCGCCTCCGGACTGCTCGGACCGTTGGAGTTCATTGCGCGTCCGCTGGCATGGCCGCTGCTCGCCTGCCTCCTGGGCATCGCGGTCAGCGGGGGCATGTTCGTGGTGCCGCTCTACGCCTTTCTCACCACGGTCGTGAAAAAGACGCAGACCGCGCGCACCATCGCGGCGAACAATATCCTGAACGCGATTGCCATGACGGGGGGGTCGCTGCTCGCCGTGATGCTGACCGGGATGGGCGTCTCGATCGAGGATCAGCTGCTTCTCGCCGCGGCGATGTGCATCGGCTCGGCGTGGCTCGGCTTTGTCCTGTATCGCGCGGAAAAACGGCTGGCGAGCGCGGGCTAG
- the aspS gene encoding aspartate--tRNA ligase: MHPYRTHNCGALTAANTGETVRLSGWIHRKRDHGGVLFVDLRDNYGITQLVADEDSPALDVLDRLRVESVITIDGEVKARNAATVNANLPTGEIEVFVREITVQSRADELPMPVAGDAEYPEEIRLKHRFLDLRRDKVHANILLRSKVITSIRGRMVDQGFTEFQTPILTASSPEGARDFLVPSRLHAGKFYALPQAPQMFKQMLMVAGFDRYFQIAPCFRDEDLRADRSLEFYQLDFEMSYVTQEDVFQTLEPVLAGVFEEFANGKSVTKAGDFPRIPYAEAMLKYGSDKPDLRNPLIISDVTRHFETSGFGLFEKIVGSGGVVRAIPAPNTADKSRKFFDDMNNWARGEGFAGLGYVTRKGGTFGGPIAKNHGEEGMAKLYEELGLGDDDGLFFAAGKEKEAAKLAGAARTRTAQELDLIEKDCFKFCWIVDFPMFEYDEEQKRIDFSHNPFSMPQGELEALETKDPLDILAWQYDIVCNGYELSSGAIRNHRPDIMYKAFEIAGYSQADVDANFSGMINAFKYGAPPHGGSAPGIDRIVMLLADEPNIREVIAFPLNQKGEDLMMAAPSAVTAKQLKELHIRTVEPPKPATEQAVRTDRLGDG; the protein is encoded by the coding sequence ATGCACCCCTATCGCACCCATAATTGCGGCGCCCTGACCGCCGCCAACACCGGCGAGACCGTTCGCCTGTCCGGATGGATCCATCGCAAGCGCGACCACGGCGGCGTCCTGTTCGTCGACCTGCGCGACAATTACGGCATCACGCAGCTCGTCGCGGACGAGGACAGCCCCGCGCTCGACGTGCTGGACCGGCTGCGCGTGGAGAGCGTCATCACCATCGACGGCGAGGTGAAGGCCCGCAATGCCGCCACGGTGAATGCGAACCTGCCCACCGGCGAGATCGAGGTGTTCGTGCGCGAGATCACGGTGCAGAGCCGCGCCGACGAATTGCCGATGCCGGTGGCGGGCGATGCCGAATATCCCGAGGAAATCCGGCTGAAGCACCGCTTCCTCGACCTGCGCCGGGACAAGGTGCACGCCAATATTCTGCTGCGTTCGAAGGTCATCACCTCGATCCGCGGCCGCATGGTCGATCAGGGCTTTACCGAGTTCCAGACCCCGATCTTGACGGCAAGCAGCCCCGAAGGCGCGCGCGATTTCCTCGTGCCGAGCCGTCTGCACGCAGGCAAGTTCTACGCGCTGCCGCAGGCGCCGCAGATGTTCAAGCAGATGCTCATGGTCGCAGGGTTCGACCGCTATTTCCAGATCGCGCCCTGTTTCCGGGACGAGGATCTGCGTGCCGATCGCAGCCTCGAATTCTACCAGCTCGATTTCGAGATGAGCTATGTCACGCAGGAAGACGTGTTTCAGACGCTGGAACCCGTGCTCGCCGGCGTGTTCGAGGAATTCGCGAACGGCAAGAGCGTGACGAAGGCGGGCGATTTTCCGCGCATCCCCTATGCCGAGGCGATGCTGAAATACGGGAGCGACAAGCCCGATCTTCGCAATCCGCTCATCATTTCGGACGTGACCCGTCATTTCGAGACGTCGGGTTTCGGCCTGTTTGAGAAGATCGTCGGATCGGGCGGGGTCGTGCGCGCGATCCCGGCGCCGAACACCGCGGACAAGAGCCGCAAGTTCTTCGACGACATGAACAACTGGGCCCGCGGCGAAGGATTTGCCGGGCTTGGCTATGTCACGCGCAAGGGCGGCACGTTCGGCGGCCCCATCGCCAAGAACCACGGCGAAGAGGGCATGGCGAAGCTTTACGAGGAGCTGGGCCTGGGCGACGACGACGGCCTGTTCTTTGCCGCGGGCAAGGAGAAGGAGGCGGCCAAGCTCGCCGGCGCGGCCCGCACCCGCACGGCGCAGGAGCTCGACCTGATCGAGAAGGATTGTTTCAAGTTCTGCTGGATCGTCGATTTCCCGATGTTCGAATATGACGAAGAGCAAAAGCGCATCGATTTCAGCCACAACCCGTTCTCCATGCCGCAGGGCGAGCTGGAGGCGCTGGAAACGAAGGACCCGCTCGATATTCTCGCGTGGCAGTACGACATCGTGTGCAATGGCTACGAATTGTCGTCGGGCGCGATCCGGAACCACCGGCCCGACATCATGTACAAGGCGTTCGAGATCGCCGGATATTCGCAAGCCGACGTCGACGCGAATTTCTCCGGCATGATCAACGCGTTCAAATATGGCGCGCCGCCGCACGGCGGTTCGGCACCGGGCATCGACCGCATCGTCATGCTGCTCGCCGATGAACCGAACATCCGCGAGGTCATCGCCTTCCCTCTGAACCAGAAGGGCGAGGATCTGATGATGGCGGCGCCGTCCGCCGTGACCGCGAAACAGCTGAAGGAATTGCACATTCGCACGGTCGAACCGCCCAAGCCGGCGACCGAGCAGGCCGTGCGCACGGACCGTC
- the pgsA gene encoding CDP-diacylglycerol--glycerol-3-phosphate 3-phosphatidyltransferase: protein MLTLPNLLTLSRIFAVPLLAVLMWWPGWTIGYLAAFVVYSLAGITDYFDGYLARASGRVSRLGIFLDPIADKIMVAAVILVLTAQGALRGPFFGDLHVVAGLIILIREIAVSGLREFLAGVQVSVPVSRLAKWKTTLQIISLGALILAQGIPGQVWIHLVGIVSLWGAAVLTVITGWDYLRIGLRHMD from the coding sequence ATGCTGACCTTACCGAATCTCCTTACCCTGTCGCGAATTTTCGCCGTTCCGCTGCTCGCCGTGCTGATGTGGTGGCCGGGATGGACGATCGGCTATCTCGCCGCGTTCGTCGTCTATTCGCTGGCGGGGATCACCGATTATTTCGACGGCTATCTCGCGCGGGCGAGCGGGCGGGTCAGCCGGCTCGGCATTTTTCTCGACCCCATCGCGGACAAGATCATGGTGGCCGCGGTCATCCTCGTGCTGACGGCGCAGGGGGCGTTGCGCGGGCCGTTTTTCGGCGATCTGCACGTGGTGGCGGGGCTGATCATCCTCATTCGCGAGATTGCGGTGTCGGGCCTGCGCGAGTTTCTTGCAGGCGTGCAGGTGTCGGTGCCCGTGTCCCGCCTCGCCAAGTGGAAAACCACGTTGCAGATCATTTCGCTCGGCGCGCTGATCCTGGCGCAGGGGATACCCGGGCAGGTGTGGATCCACCTTGTCGGGATCGTGAGCCTGTGGGGCGCGGCGGTGCTGACCGTCATCACCGGGTGGGATTATTTGCGCATCGGCCTGCGCCACATGGATTGA
- a CDS encoding hydrogen peroxide-inducible genes activator → MKNSYLPTLKQLQYLLALHEQGHFGRAAESVYVSQSTLLAGIRELESLLGVTLVERTRRVVRFTPLGNRVVDKAHRLLREAEELSELVASAGKPLSGELRMSVIPTIAPFLLPRILPRLRRERPQLKLFLREEPSADAIESLHHGRADCVLLALPFAVGDVEHEHISHDELLIAFPKDDPRDPPEIIPASMIDEGRLLLLEDGHCLKEHALAACNRPELRANATMIGTSLHTLVQMVDNGLGLTMLPQMAIDAGILRDTDVVARPLQSENPTREIALVWRRNSPRGDEFRLLAQELREG, encoded by the coding sequence ATGAAAAACAGTTACCTGCCCACGCTGAAACAGCTGCAATATCTGCTGGCGCTGCATGAGCAGGGGCATTTCGGGCGCGCGGCGGAGAGCGTCTATGTCTCGCAATCGACGCTTTTAGCCGGAATACGCGAGCTGGAATCGCTGCTCGGCGTGACGCTGGTCGAACGCACCCGGCGGGTCGTGCGCTTTACCCCGCTCGGCAATCGGGTCGTGGACAAGGCGCACCGGCTTTTGCGCGAGGCGGAGGAATTGAGCGAGCTTGTCGCCTCGGCCGGAAAGCCGCTTTCGGGTGAGCTCAGGATGAGCGTCATCCCCACCATCGCGCCGTTCCTGCTCCCGCGCATTCTTCCCCGCCTCCGACGCGAACGCCCGCAGTTGAAGCTTTTCCTGCGCGAGGAGCCGAGCGCCGACGCCATCGAATCGCTCCATCACGGGCGGGCGGATTGCGTGCTCCTCGCGCTGCCCTTCGCGGTGGGGGACGTCGAGCACGAGCATATTTCGCACGACGAATTGCTCATCGCCTTTCCCAAGGACGATCCGCGCGATCCGCCCGAAATCATCCCGGCTTCCATGATCGACGAAGGGCGGCTGCTCCTGCTCGAGGATGGGCATTGCCTCAAGGAGCATGCGCTGGCCGCGTGCAACCGTCCCGAACTGCGCGCCAATGCGACGATGATCGGGACAAGCCTGCACACGCTGGTGCAGATGGTGGACAACGGGCTCGGCCTCACGATGTTGCCGCAGATGGCGATCGATGCGGGCATATTGCGCGATACCGACGTGGTGGCGCGGCCGCTGCAATCCGAAAACCCGACGCGCGAGATTGCGCTGGTCTGGCGCCGGAACAGCCCGCGCGGCGACGAATTCCGCCTCCTCGCGCAGGAATTGCGCGAAGGGTGA